GCTacattcatgcttatagcatgctcagagcactatggtccaatctcgtttgtggaccagtgagggaagggggtatctgggataTGGTTTTTCCTGTGCTGCATTTttgtgctcagtaaacacaactctgctcgagtcgggtgtcgaaccttgtaCCCCATTCAAAGGTAGCTAAGCCAAGCCAAAATCAAGCGTATTTAGCCTCTAGACCATGCATCCAACTTCTTACTACTTGATTTTTCTGTTTACTTAAATTTAGTCAtgttttattgaaacaatttaatttacaaGGTCTAAATTCAACTTAGtttattacaaaaacaaatttaattaaaaaaacagtttttgtttcttttcattattttattgcctaaattttttttttactagcatCGGTTGGATTTCTAGCAGAGATACGCAGGATCAATGTAGCAGTAACACGTGCTCGTCGACACTTAACAGTAATATGTGATACTGCGACAGTTTGCACAGATAAATTTATTAAGTCCATGGTGGATCATTTGCACAAGAAAGGGAAAATTCGATCAGGAAATCAGTATTTAGGTGGTGGGTTAAGTTCagtaattttttgttatatttttgttttttacttaattaattgacttagtTTTCTAAGTTGAATTTTGAttgaattaacaaaaaaatatgtagttattatattttaaaaaataaattcaaatgaCTTTTAACTATAAATTACAATTCCTACGAAAAGTAGGAAATGGTCATGCTAATTCTTACTTGGAAAAATCAGGCATTCTTAGTCATTACATACATTACCcacggcctgcgggccattgtttgtgtttactaatctagtggattggatttaaatgtatgttaaacttagctaatgatcctttcaaggtTTTCTCTTTCGCCAttgaaataaaagtagttttgtgaaaatgggtttacccgttgtaaagtacgtcaggacgtctaaattcgcagatataaggaaggaatttatgtaaaaatgcctttgaaacacaaatttgaaggttaattttattaaataatgaaatcaatagactatagtttgtattttcatgtgtcaaagaaaaaaactatctgtgctgAGTGCGAACATTTGTgcaaagattggtcaaacggttttgatttctattcgggacatacatactccttaattctactttatagtatagataattCATGACACACTATAGACTGaagtcatataaatatatatatttatttaacatgACCATTTCCTACTTAGTCTTACATATATAGTTTGttactaaattttttaaattagtttttttatagatctagttataggttgttttttttttcatcttttttttggttgtttcttACTTTATTTAGAAAGGTGAACTGATGACCAGATTCAAAAGATGTTTACAAAATGAGAAGAATAAACCAAAGACTAACATTAAAAGTTTTGTATATCGATGTAGTCGTAGAGTAAATGGAGCACACTCTTGTATAATACATTCCATGTTTGACTGAAAAAGATGGAATGTTTGAAATTCTGTGATAAAATATGGAATTATAAATATACCGTACATGCATTGACTTTGTTCTTTTTATTAAGAGCTTAAATTAAGCTCTAGTGAATGTTTTTGTAACATACTATTTACACTATTATTTATCAGGTACTATACagtaatgatattttttttaaagactcatCTGTAAATTATGAGATGtgtaagtaaaaaagtaaagttcccctttcagaccttgtggtctgtagggcagatgatgatgtgttttaataaatatttattgtattttaacatGTGTTATCTCACTGTTTGAAAGTTAAAAGGATGAAGAGAAAATGTGTAATATTATAATGACTGAAAGTATCTGTGGTGAAAATAAGTGAAATGAAGGGAACAAAAATGCTGGACATTTTCCTGACTGATTTTGTGTATTGGGTGTTTCTTATCTATTTATTTCCtatatttacttttctattgtAGTTTTaattcaaagttgttttttttagctcttgAATTACTtgctatttcttttaattattttatgaatGAATCAGATTATGTTATGTGGTTCTtactaaatctaatctaatgtCAGTGTCTGATTCCAAAAAATAAAGGATGGATGCAGTAGTTTACACAGCTACACCAATTTTAGATGTGGCTCTTACTACCAATGTATAAAATGTAACAAATGAGAATACATGAGGATAACTTaagtaatatatatttattgtagataacctaaatatgtattttaataaaGTCATTTTTGTAGACATTTTATTGCCTCATTAGATCTTCAATAGCATTAAAGTTGTAACTTACTGTGATCTTTTTCCTTCTACAAAGAACCTCCAGagaaaattattgattttagcATGATCGTATAATGTGATCACATTGTCAGTATatgaattttaaatagtttaacaAAAGGTAGTGTGCAATGTGCACAACATAAACTAAAAaggttatagaaataaaaaatcaccctttgggtcaggattttgtgattttaccatcataaAAGTGGTACAAGACACCGATAACAAAGACAAAcggacacaaaaactctttagTCCCCCTGgcaatgaaattattaaataaaattaaaccaaCTTTTGGCATGTACATtgtgactaaatgcatgacgcgcagGATAAGTGAGCCTGGTGTGAATGCATATTTAGGTTTTCaataattgtaatgttttgtttggtgtaatgcgcaaattgtaagacaaattttgttatggataataaagattattattataaacaaatGATTTTTAAGTATCAGCAATTGATCATCCTAGATTTATTTCAGTCTTTTACTCAGAAAACTATAGTAAACTGCAAAGGCAGCTTTACCTAAGCTAAGATTTGAAATGAAttttattacacatttaaataaaataattttcttaaggAAGCTTCAGTTGTTTTTAAgaagcataaaaaaataaaaacactattaaaataatgtacatgcattaaatataaaatccCACTAATAAAATAGATTAAGTAAATCATAAAGTGACAGATCTGACTTAATAGTGTCTATACTCAATTCTTGTTAAAACTGTCAAATGGACAAAAGCCCACATTTTGACAAATTTCACCTTTCCAACATGTGAATGAATTCTTTTTCACAGAGCTCAAATCGTATAAATTACATACACATTCAAAAGAGAAAATTACCTCATATgtgtatccatgtgttaatttTATTATGCATTGGTTTTCATGGATGATTCAGGCTATTCCATGGCACTAGGGAATAAGGAGGACTTGCACAAAttagttctagcatatggaGTAAGAAAtttgcctctatctttgtgtctttctgagtaggGGAAGGTGGAGCTGAAAGTTAtagtttttaattgttttttagtttaagctacacaaatattttttttcattgatacaGATTTTATCCAAGTTCTATATCCAATGTTTTTCTTTCTGACTCTGATGCACAGCTATTAATTTCATCATTCAGATTCAGCATCATCAATATCACTATCTATATATGTTTTAATATTGCTTCTGGAAGTCATGCAACAGTGCCAGTATTTTTTTCTAAGGGAGATGCAGTGTAAAATTCTGAagacattgtttttcttttttttgttctcctaGGTGCAGCTTTACTAATtggttttatgaaaaaaaaaggggggggggggcagaattGGATTCGTGGCTTGGCTGGCAAATAAAAGACATAGGGCTGCTCTGTGGATATTACTACGAGAGCCACTGTTGGTACTATTGTCAGGAAGAGGACTAGCTATCTGTTGTATACGATGGAAGATCAGTCCTCCGGAATAAAATAATGGATAAATATCCCTTGaactgaaggaaaaaaaaagttttttttctgactaaaagCATCTTTTTCTGGGTGAAAATTTCAAgtcatgctccaatttgatctCGATTCTCAATTTCAATTTCATAATTCATcaaattttctttgtaaaactTCAGTATCTTGTgttctttttattgttctagatctatatataatgcaAACATctgcaaatagtctaactttccTCCCtcaattatttaaattagtgaGGCAATTTATGATTTATGTATTTTAGAAACAGTAGATGAGTTCTTTTGACAcatctgagtttactgttatttgtGTTGATTGGGGgacatttattattagtttttttttctacctgaACATCATCAAATCCTAAATTGGTCAATTCAGTTGGAAAACAAAAATGGGGGGCGGGAAGGGAGGTTTCTATTTCAAGATCCTCAGTCACTCGATCCAAGTTATACTTCCTTGTTTATatgtcacagacctatatagacATTGATTCCTTATTTATGTTTAGGACAGAGGTCTGGTCGAGTCTAGATATCTGAGTAACTGTGTTTACAATCTAAACTGTCTAAACTAtaatagtaggtctagatctaatatcagcatcactagttctagatctatttaaaccTTTAAATAATTTGATATGATATAGCTACCTAACCTAGATTCTAAAGTTAAAGCCTTAAACTTAAAGTATTAAAACTAAGGCTAAGACTTAGTGAGACCCAAAGTCAGAGTCAGACTCAAGACTCAAGACTGTAGTCTGTacagtgtagagtgtagacacTGTAGTACTGTTACTGTAGAgtgtagtagtaactagtagtAGGCAGTGTAGCACTGTGACTGGTCTGTAGGCAGGCATTGTAGGCTGTGTTAAGTCATCTAGTGAAatagagttagatctagttctagaataaATGAATATTCTAGAAATAACATTAATCGGTAATCATGAAGATTTAGATTACCtaatcaatctagatctagatctactaacttctagattgtctagagtctagagatctataaatagtatttataatacatctaaatctagattctagaatctagaataatctagatttaatttagattctagttagatctatgactataatcatataatctaatctagtatagatctagttcaatcTAGTAATAATTATATCGGGTAAAACAAAATCTACTAGGGGGGACGTTAAAATGCAAGATGTTTTATTACAAGTATTACAAGTGTAAAAAAGGGGGCTAGTAGTGCCAAAATATTATGTAAAGTAAGCATTTCCATGTGCAAGAtgcaatataagaaaaagtcatctttgagcctatcaaatattttgataaagaACAGAGAAAAGCTGAAGAAAAGTCATAGATTGTATGTAGGGCTATTTTAAGGTGGGGAGGGGGACAAAAGTATGTTTGAGGGAGGTATTATAAAGAGGGGTGTTTCAATTCTATGTCACAGATGCTAGAATTCTTAGGCCAAATGTATTTATGAGGGAGCATTAACTTGTTAACTTGacctttttattataaatttgtccctgacaaaatgaaaattatataGCCTAGGAACAAGTCAAATAacctggtactttaataatgagtaaataaaacagccaatatgacacaataaGCCACTACAAATGTtgcactgtacatcaccgtactgccATACTAAACTCTATTgtttcttcctggactcgtacgtttcacaCAAGGATTCCACTAGGACCAACTTCACGGCCAACTCACAGTCCCGGTCTCCTCGCTGTCCTTGTACTGAACTACTCTGCCTTACACACTCTGTTTCTGGTCCACGAAGCTTCTGATGACATGACCATAACACAGGTCATATTTacgtgcaaagttcatacctgtactgtcccttgtccatcgacatagcacgctaaactgtattactggcctgtttCACATGTGTCAGCTGATTGtacagttaaccctatcgcgCCACCAAAAGGGttttaacaatattatatattctaatATCAGCTCATCATAATTATTTAGTGTAGTGATCATATGTGTATCTGAATGTTTACAATTCTTACATAATTgatatttatttctaattctTAGATAAGGACTGAGTCTTACGCAAGGTTAAAGAAAGTCAGTgtatactaatactaatacCATGACATTATTGTCACGAATTACCAAGTTTATAATTTGCACATTTATGAGAATCATTTGGTCTTCAGTCGTTGTTTGTGCTAATGAACCAGATAAGTTAAAAGGTAAGCTATGTTTCAGACAGtaagctttacttttttatgttgtattttgtttttaaattaatattaaattttacctCAATTTTAGTACCCTAATAATTTATGAAAATCCTTCATAAAAATACTGGAACTACTTCAAACTGTGTAACAAAAactggtattaaaaaaaaaaaactaaaacaaataaaaactttgtatctcattcatggtaaaccagctaaacagactaaaaactcaaaatatttaggtgttataattaatgaaaatggaggctcggtggctgagtggtaaagcgcttggcttcgaaACCAGAGGGTCCCGCTTTTGAATCCatgtaaagactgggattttttattttgggattcttaaggcgcctctgagtccattcagttgtaatgggtacctgtcaaTAGTTatgaaaagtaaagatggttggctgttgtgctggctacattacacccttgttaaccatggcaccacagaaacagattacctttacatcatctgccctatagatcacaaagtctgagaggggaacttaCTTTACCCCTTAATAATTCATGATGaaattataaaagaaatgaaataaagcAATCGGGCTTagtaaatagaacagacacaaaatagcaGTGAGAtttgtaacaaacaaatattcacatttgacaaagtaacacctttagtaaaatcactaaatttaagaGACCCTTTAGGATGGAAGGctataataaaagtaaagtagcaataatacataaaacactgaactataattCAGAAATATGAAAACataacttaataaaatacttagaaagacacaaagataaaggcacattttttattccatttgtacaagtgctccttcttgcctagtgctattagagcatggaatgggttgcatgaatcagccaggaaactCAATGACTTTCAAGTCACTGAGTAATATGCTTGACCAAATTGACACatggatgtaattatcttctcttttcaagtaaagtctgtaatttATGAGATAAgtagtagcaaaaaaaaaactacaacatatAAACTGTGAACCCCTCTTACTTTGCCAATTTTTACCTTCTATGTTTTGTTTGGATGTCAGAAGATTAACTTTTTTGCTACAATATATAAAACTGAAACCTAGCTCCTCAGACCCTGTATTTGACTGAATTCGTAAACATGCCTATGCAGAACATTTTCATTGATACCAAAGTTCCACCAGCcttgaaataaaatacttaaaaccCAAATTTCCACCAGCCTTTAAATCAAAATACTTGAAACCCAAATTTCCATCAGCCTTGAAATCAAAATACTTGACACCCAAATTTCCACCAGCCTTGAAATCAAAATACTTGTTAAGAAGTATTTTGATAAGCTTTTTTGAATAAAAatcacaagtaaaaaaaaatgcacaagtcTATACTAATCATTTGGCATTATTTTACTTATAGTTTTCAGTGACAATTAAATGGATACCAGCTATTAATAATACTAATGTTTAAACCTTTAAACAGGTTAATGGTAACAATATTTGAGATTGTCTTACTCAACAATCTCACCACACTATGCAATCATAAATGATATCCTTAAATATCCATAtccttagaaatattttaacagGCTCAAACTATACACTTGTGAAGGTTTTTCATTTTGGATATTGGGTATAGCGGAAGTCTActcaaaagaaatatttataatatttacccagctaatgtatccaaaggaatgaCAAGTGCCAGTACAGCTTGGGGTCAGCAGCATCACAGGCTCTGTCAGGGTATTTGTGTACTGCAAACTGCTTAAGGGTCATAGGCCCCTGTTTGACTTTTTCCTCAGGGTTAACTCCCAAAGCATTTCCAATGTTTGGGCATAGCTgcaagggcagtagaggtttgaAGTCAAGAGTTTTCCTTTTATCTTGTCCAAAgtttactggttaaggcgccagttactcacctTAGCCCCTTCTCCTGTAAGTGAAAACTGTTCAGccagactcaatatctgagtCACACATGATGGCCAGGAGTTTGACTAAttgtcaaaggctatttgagaggAATGCCTTATAGAAGCATTTAATAGATATTGGAGTACTTATATCTGTTACCAATTCCAGCAGATATAATGGCAGATAATGCCTCTAAAAGAGaataattatgttgttttttttttttaaagaagatggTAGATgtgctagatagatagatatgctAAAAAGCCAACTGAAGGGTACTGGGAACTAATTAACTACTCATATAGATAAGTTTCACTCATTCTCAGTTATAATgtgcgactttttttttttgtcttaaagctttaacttaaaaaaaaaaatttaagtgtggtaaaactttttttgtttttactttacaGATAGTTTTCAAGATGATTTGGCCAATATCACAACAAATAATCTTATGTTGGGCATCTTAGTGTCCATAATAATTTTCTTGCTAGTAGTTATAGTCATCATACCCCTGTGTATGGACTGCATGAACTCTGAAGTCAGCTCCATGAATCACCCTGCTTGTGGTGGTTCTAGAACAGACTATGCTGTACCAGACGCACCAACTCAAAACTTTTCCTCCTCGTCTGTGGCCGGGTATGGAGGTTTTGCTGGTTATTCTACATTGATCTCAGATAACAACAGTCCATTTCATGCAACATCAGGCCCAGTTAACATACCTTACAACCCAGAGCCCCCACCGCCGTATGAAGCAGCCTATGGAAACAGACActaattcattgaaaaaaactggttattttttaattggtgTAATAatgtgcaaattttttttttgttactattagaTCAGATGAATATTTTAAgtgatttatttaaattaattttaaaatattttattactttttatcagccatttttacctttatttattgttttatgtaaaaaaaaaaagttatcagctttcaactttaaaaatgttttaaactaattatatagtggtatgtatatataaaagtaaagtttccctttctgaccttgtgatctatagggcagttggtgttaaggtcatctgtttcttggccaactgttaacaagcagtgtgtcatgtggccaacataactaccaaccatctttactttccccaactaaagtcaggtacccattagacaccctgctcattaatcgttggccacagaaaccaatgattttaacatcatctgccctatagattgcaaggtctgaaaggggaacagcCATTTTTACCttcatttattgttttatgtaaaaaaaaaaaaagttatcagcTTTCAACTTTCaagggaaactctgatggttttgacaattttttatatagtatgtgttttgatttacatttTAGTAatgtattattctttttttaaaatttgcaataataacttagtaattgatgtttttctggtGTAATTTTCCTGCACATCCAAAACGATCAGATTCTATGTGACATCACActaacctattaatttaatctattgacttattgtataaagGGAGAacatacagtaaagtttacattctcgtaaaagaagtATATCTTTGtatatgcagttagatctagaaagcaaagaaaaaaatgcatgttgaaagtagatttacatgcatgactaaccatggcagtgtgtattttcttgcctgaccactcaacatacaacaaacactatcgcttggttgtcttgtcatgaccgactacacctAGTCTTGACTacccttacactgaccagtttttagaatcagtcagacacatgATCTAATAACTTTTTAGGacagggagaggcttagatgaaaatgtttactttttttcttgagttggttatcctaatgctgtTCCGTAGTTCTGGACTAGGCcatcactaagcctaacagctactgtaagaatgaagctaataaaatctcaaagaaccccaatttatttttgagatgtcaagaatttactgactaaatttttaaatataaatgtttctaagcatttaaataaaaaaattgtaaaatgtttactataacaactttttacgcagaatttaaatatgtcaataactcaaatttgaaaaaccatcagagtttccctttaaaaaaatgtatgtaattaattgtattttgatattttaataaaatttttattatgaCACATATCATTGATGACAAAAATCATATAATTTTAAGTTTGTAAGTTATTCAAGTACTGAAGTATTATTTCAATGACTATAAATTAATATTCTCTAAAAATCCAAAGCATTCCAAAGAACAATAAATCCATGTCAGTCATAAATATTTTCATGCAGGTCCAGCATATGGGCTAATTGGTTTTGAAATACCATAAAACAATCAATTTAGTGATGCTGGCTTTTTAATCTTTCCAGAACTAGCTCTTTCTCTTCAACTAAAATTTCAATCATTGAAGTTAAACATTCAAAAAGCATTGtatcaaagaaaatgttaagtCTTTGATAAtccacatttacatttacattgaaCTATGATTTACTCAAagtataaaagttttaaaagtttttttttttttacattcatatAAAGCCGTTAAAAAGTTATCTGTGATATTAATGTTTTACTGTGAATAATTttgatttaatttactaaatcaTTTGATTGTTAATGTGTGTtcattttaatatattattttatcaatCCGTTTAGACATGCATTTAAAGACTATCCTTAACAAAAAATGTGAGGAGACAGAAAGTTGCTAGTCTGTTCtgagtgaaaaaaaatgaacatggaattgttttttttaattttactcaAATGggttgtaaaatattttgtgtaccAATGAAATATGTCTTGCTAAATTATAtataggaaagaaaaaaacaacttttgattGGAGGGTGATTGCTTAAATCAATGTTAAGATAAAAATAGGATGTCTAAAGGTAAATAACCACTTGTGTCAAACCATGTTTTTGATCCACTGTATATATCTTATgtgtgtaaaataataattctttttacTCTATGATTGCATACCATCATGCTCAGCATTAACTGCTataatgtactttaaaaaaaaataactttcttatttttactttcaatgttcttgccattttattttttctgagGTCCTGAGTGCTTAGATGGCTGTTAATCTCCTCATGGGCTGAGCAGAAATCCTGATTTAATGTGaattataccccccccccctccctccttttTCATTTTCACAGTCAATGATGAATTGAAGCACACAGAgaatattaacaaattatatgaTAGCACTGAAGGACATGATGGACTAGTCATTATCATCAAAATGTGCACACAAAAAAGTAATAGCCTCATTGGGTTTTTATCTGGTGTTGAAATGCATTATTCACCCTAGAACGCTTCACACTTAAGGTTTGTCTCATTAGCTTCACACTGCAGAAGATAGAACAAAGGTTTGTCTCATTAGCTTCACACTTAAGGTTTGTCTCATTAGCTTCACACTTAAGAAGATAGAACAAAGGTCTGTCTCATGAGCGCAGTGCTTGTCTTTAATAAGattaaagaagaaaacaaaatagtgcTCTGTCTACTGCTTGATGATTCAGTTGTATAAACTTGAGCACAAAAGTATTCTGCACCAACAGTTTTTCCTAACACATATACATCATCCATCCATTTCTGCCTGAGGAGAGATGCAGTATGTCGCCAGGTTGAAAGGCCTctgtgttgctgtttttttcatCAATATATGTTGCTGTCAATTTGCCTGCATGTAGAAAATCATGAAATGTTCACTGACCTAGTGTGTCTGGTAGCTCACATACAGGGTTGAGTTAAACTGCAGACACATTTCCCCTCAGCTTGGGACACTCCTACGAGGTATGCACTACTGTTTCCTCTGATAGAACCATCTTGCAGTGTGCTATTATGGATTGCTTTGGTCTTCTCATTCTAAGCAGCATATTGTGCTGCCAGACACAATGACCTTATAAGATTCTTTACAAGATTTCAACAGTTCTCATGTAAACTCCCAGATTATATTCATGCCTTTGACATAAATTTCATACTAAAGTAGTGAATTCTAATTGGTCACCGATGGTAGGTGTGAAAACAATATCTATAGTTAGTCAATGGATGAATTGGCGTTGACTTCTTTCACCTTGTTCATCATCTTTTCCATCGATCAATTGGTTGACcaaggtaaaaataaaacaaattttgtaTTGTAACTAATGTGTAGATAAAAGAATGGAGACAATCATACATAGCCTGAGAATTACAGCATAACATTTTTCTTCATGAATCtcacttttttttcatcatgTTTTTGAGCTATATTAAGCGTTGATTatgcaattttgtttttcttataaagTGACCTTTTCTGTTTTCCTTTCTTAAAGTCTTAACTTTTCACTGGAGTTTGAAAATTGAACAAATGAAACATAcaatatatattacattgaaataaatttattacaaatcAAAATGTGACTTCATGATTTATATACACAAAGTACAGTTGTCTTACAGCATTGTTTGTAAGAAGGAAAATGACACAATTATAACATAAGTATAGTACAGACTACATCAGAGAAAATATAACAAAGAGGGCATTGTACTTTTTCATaacttttgtctatttttatagattaattttttgtttgttttgaagcatctaaaaaagagaagaaaaaaaaacgctaggCATTTACTTAAAGTAATGCCAATGGGGATTAGAGTACAtcagtactattaatttcataCTAAATCAGTTGTAAAACTACAAGCAATAAATTATCTGCTCAGAAAGAGTCTCCTGTTGCATTGTGTTGTAAGTCTTAATAgcaaaactatattttttttcttttcattaagtGGTATGTTGTCCATtaggtcaagaaaaaaaaaaatctgagcaGCAAAAAATTCAAAGACTAAAAGAAAAGTTCTcaaagagcttaaaaaaaaaaaaggtaaattaaATGTTGTTCACCTTATTTTCAACctaccaatttaaaaaaaaaaaattatacttcaAAGgcataaatttatttcattccaTGATTTATAACAAAAGTAAGTTCGATATTAATATCAAAATCACTTTTGAACTGTACAAGTTTGTGAAGAGACACAGACATTCACTATCTAAAAGAAATGGGTTGCAATAATACTATGAATCTGGGGGTAAAGCCCATGACAGGCCAACCAGGCTAggg
This genomic stretch from Biomphalaria glabrata chromosome 4, xgBioGlab47.1, whole genome shotgun sequence harbors:
- the LOC106058055 gene encoding uncharacterized protein LOC106058055; the encoded protein is MTLLSRITKFIICTFMRIIWSSVVVCANEPDKLKDSFQDDLANITTNNLMLGILVSIIIFLLVVIVIIPLCMDCMNSEVSSMNHPACGGSRTDYAVPDAPTQNFSSSSVAGYGGFAGYSTLISDNNSPFHATSGPVNIPYNPEPPPPYEAAYGNRH